A genomic region of Phragmites australis chromosome 2, lpPhrAust1.1, whole genome shotgun sequence contains the following coding sequences:
- the LOC133909140 gene encoding protein PSK SIMULATOR 1-like produces MRGSSMVVQKSWLPVDLRLPAGPQAALGILAFEAAAAMSKLLSLHRSLSDQEVSRLRSDAMRSAGVAYLNSTDQAFLLKLACAELVVSLDAAAAAVARLGLRCGIDFGGVYTCLKAGAADARLDLLVAKGLRVKAKKMERLVAATAKLCSEMEALDELVAVERKINVRGWSRLSGPIPAQPVVAAAAQAGESPGADSLRQELKTQRLKVRRLKEESLWNQSYEKAVSLMARAACAVFVRICTIFGPFVPSLPPPLPSATTDSVQTRLSKLLHPRSAKAKASSGPITRRDGPSRVHPPMSNSCPIIGLRPSGKKSPTDWRKLLDAPPSTVGGAGLDQQYANVIVSAEELLRMEAEGRQEEAAAERAEMYEMLPAKLRAAVRSKLREWWRDPGPLDAGLAHGWKDAVDRIMAWLGPMARDTVQWQSERNMDRTRRFDGAPRVYALQTLRWANKEKAEAAIVEVLVALSCICWYEERRRGSVRH; encoded by the coding sequence ATGCGTGGATCATCCATGGTCGTGCAGAAGTCGTGGCTCCCCGTCGATCTGCGGCTGCCGGCGGGGCCGCAGGCGGCTCTGGGGATCCTGGCGttcgaggcggcggcggccatgtcCAAGCTGCTGTCGCTGCACCGGTCGCTGTCGGACCAGGAGGTCTCCCGTCTGCGGTCCGACGCCATGCGGTCGGCGGGCGTGGCGTACCTCAACTCCACCGACCAGGCGTTCCTCCTCAAGCTGGCCTGCGCCGAGCTGGTCGTGTCGCTggacgccgcggcggccgccgtcGCGCGGCTCGGCCTGCGGTGCGGCATCGATTTCGGCGGGGTGTACACGTGCCTCaaggccggcgcggccgacgcGCGGCTCGACCTGCTCGTGGCCAAGGGGCTCAGGGTGAAGGCCAAGAAGATGGAGCGGCTCGTCGCGGCCACGGCCAAGCTCTGCTCCGAGATGGAGGCGCTCGACGAGCTGGTAGCCGTCGAGCGGAAGATCAACGTCCGGGGCTGGAGCCGCCTCAGCGGGCCGATCCCGGCGCAGCctgtggtggcggcggcagctcAGGCCGGGGAGTCGCCTGGCGCGGACTCGCTCCGGCAGGAGCTCAAGACGCAGCGGCTCAAGGTGCGGCGCCTCAAGGAGGAGTCCCTCTGGAACCAGAGCTACGAGAAAGCCGTGAGCCTCATGGCGCGCGCCGCCTGCGCCGTGTTCGTCCGCATCTGCACCATCTTCGGCCCATTCGTGCCCAGCCTCCCGCCGCCATTGCCGTCGGCAACCACGGACAGCGTTCAGACCCGGCTGTCCAAGCTGCTGCACCCGAGGTCGGCGAAGGCTAAGGCGTCGTCGGGTCCGATCACGCGACGCGATGGCCCGTCCCGAGTCCACCCGCCGATGAGCAACTCGTGCCCGATCATCGGCCTACGTCCGTCGGGGAAGAAGTCCCCCACCGACTGGCGCAAGCTACTGGACGCGCCGCCCAGCACTGTCGGCGGCGCGGGCCTGGACCAGCAGTACGCAAACGTGATCGTGTCAGCGGAGGAGCTGCTGCGGATGGAGGCCGAGGGGCgtcaggaggaggcggccgcggAGCGCGCGGAGATGTACGAGATGCTTCCGGCCAAGCTCCGCGCGGCGGTGCGTTCGAAGCTGCGGGAGTGGTGGCGCGACCCAGGCCCGCTGGACGCCGGGCTGGCGCATGGGTGGAAGGACGCCGTGGATCGCATCATGGCGTGGCTGGGCCCGATGGCGCGCGACACGGTGCAGTGGCAGTCGGAGCGCAACATGGACCGGACGCGGCGGTTCGACGGCGCGCCGCGCGTGTACGCGCTGCAGACGCTGCGGTGGGCGAACAAGGAGAAGGCCGAGGCGGCCATCGTGGAGGTGCTCGTCGCACTGAGCTGCATCTGCTGGTACGAGGAGCGCCGGCGAGGCTCCGTCCGCCACTGA
- the LOC133909137 gene encoding pumilio homolog 1-like: MISASTVAMRGGMGGGGGEDELDALLGSGAGGQRRRPVDAGEKERERELSMFRSGSAPPTIEGSLNAISGLLRGGGEAAVNAAPIPVAEALNGSGGPLSEEELRADPAYLSYYYSHGNLNPRLPPPVLSKEDWRSTQRLKSGVVGGIGDRRKAVQEEAGQGTGTTVGRSLFSQHPGFEQEEEARKDGGGAAEWVDGGGDGLIGLSLGRQRSFADILQDNLGRRTPTSEHPSRAVSRNSFLDNQEQLNSSENQYSMHNDILDAHHPVGNVQNVSGLHNVDASTSQTFASVLGSSVSRNATPDPHYVARVPSPGLPPVGVRITSNEKKLNVSSSPFNTVSSKALESDDILAALSSMKLSKSGTLNGNNIIGRSNYQRGTSDQQKFSLNSQAAQVNNNQYSVMLETDDEYLGIPLMSQQLNSSFADINNSVAGLAELRNSNTRLDAHLEMQRSSTLSARSYQKSPSSSNESPGGSPAQHQNLDNINSAFLNYGLSGYPLSPGLPSMLNCVGSGSMPPLFESAAAVSAIASLGADSRNVGNNILSPPTLSLTDLHNLGRAGNQTATGLQSPLSDPFYVQYLKAGQYAAQGAGSYGDPSYADLTAVQKAYIEALLQQQKQYGMPLQGKSLASNHGYYGNLAFGMNMAYPGSPLGSPVASPSGPGSPLRLGERNMRFPSNLRNLGGWNSDPSGYMNENFPSSLLDEFKSNKTRSFELAEIAGHVVEFSADQYGSRFIQQKLETATVEEKSMVFEEITPHALSLVTDVFGNYVVQKFFEHGSAEQQRELADKLFGHVLALSLQMYGCRVIQKAIEVVDLDQKTKMVTELDGQIMRCVRDQNGNHVIQKCIECVPEDSIQFIISTFYGHVVPLSTHPYGCRVIQRVLEHCTDPKTQQIVMDEILQSVCMLAQDQYGNYVVQHVLEHGKPHERSIIIEKLAGQIIQMSQQKFASNVVEKCLTFGGPTEREVLINEMLGTTDENEPLQAIMKDQFGNYVVQKVLETCDDQQRELILSRVKVHLNALKKYTYGKHIVARVEKLVAAGERRIGLQSQNPS; the protein is encoded by the exons ATGATCAGCGCAAGCACCGTGGCGATGCGTGGGGGGATgggcggcgggggaggggagGACGAACTTGACGCGCTGCTTGGttccggcgccggcggccagAGGCGGCGACCGGTGGACGCGGGCGAGAAGGAGAGGGAGCGGGAACTCAGCATGTTCCGGAGCGGGTCGGCGCCACCGACCATAGAGGGTTCCCTGAACGCCATCAGCGGGCTGCTCCGAGGCggaggggaggcggcggtgAATGCTGCCCCGATTCCTGTTGCTGAGGCATTGAACGGGAGTGGTGGGCCCCTCTcggaggaggagctccgggcCGACCCAGCCTACCTGTCGTACTACTACTCTCACGGAAATCTGAACCCTAGGCTGCCACCGCCCGTACTATCCAAGGAAGATTGGAGGTCAACACAACGCCTGAAATCTGGGGTGGTCGGGGGGATCGGGGACCGGAGGAAGGCGGTGCAAGAGGAGGCTGGACAGGGGACGGGGACAACAGTGGGGAGGTCGCTGTTCTCACAGCATCCTGGTTttgagcaggaggaggaagccaGGAAGGATGGGGGTGGTGCTGCAGAGTGGGTGGACGGGGGAGGCGATGGGCTCATTGGTTTATCTCTCGGGCGGCAGCGTAGCTTTGCTGACATCCTACAG GACAATCTTGGCCGCAGAACACCTACTTCAGAGCATCCCTCTCGTGCAGTCAGTCGCAATTCTTTTCTTGACAATCAGGAACAACTGAATTCTTCAGAAAATCAATATTCTATGCATAATGATATTTTGGATGCACATCATCCTGTTGGGAATGTGCAAAATGTCAGTGGTCTTCACAATGTTGATGCATCCACATCTCAAACTTTTGCATCTGTCCTGGGTTCATCTGTTTCCAGAAATGCTACACCAGATCCTCATTATGTCGCTAGGGTTCCTAGCCCTGGCCTTCCACCTGTTGGTGTTAGGATTACTTCGAATGAGAAGAAACTGAATGTCTCTTCATCGCCATTCAACACTGTATCCTCGAAAGCACTTGAGTCTGATGATATTTTAGCTGCATTGTCAAGCATGAAGTTATCAAAAAGTGGTACTTTGAATGGTAATAACATCATTGGTCGATCAAACTATCAGAGAGGGACAAGTGATCAGCAGAAATTTTCTCTCAACTCGCAAGCTGCTCAAGTCAATAATAATCAGTATTCTGTGATGTTAGAAACTGATGATGAATATTTGGGTATACCATTGATGTCGCAACAATTGAATTCTTCATTTGCTGACATTAATAACAGTGTGGCTGGTCTAGCAGAGTTAAGAAATAGTAACACAAGGTTAGATGCACATTTGGAAATGCAAAGGTCTTCTACTCTGTCTGCTCGTTCATATCAGAAATCCCCATCATCTTCTAATGAAAGCCCAGGTGGTTCTCCTGCTCAACATCAAAATTTGGACAATATAAATTCAGCCTTTTTGAACTATGGGCTCAGTGGATATCCACTCAGCCCGGGTTTGCCTTCTATGTTGAATTGTGTGGGTTCTGGCAGTATGCCCCCTTTGTTTGAAAGTGCTGCTGCTGTATCTGCTATAGCTTCACTTGGTGCAGATTCGAGAAACGTTGGAAACAATATTTTATCACCACCTACATTGAGCCTAACTGATCTGCATAACCTTGGTCGAGCTGGTAATCAAACTGCCACAGGTCTTCAGTCCCCTCTTTCTGACCCATTTTATGTTCAGTACTTGAAGGCAGGTCAATATGCAGCACAGGGAGCTGGCAGCTATGGTGATCCTTCGTATGCTGATTTAACTGCAGTTCAGAAAGCTTATATTGAAGCTTTGCTTCAGCAGCAGAAACAATATGGAATGCCACTTCAAGGTAAATCATTGGCTTCAAATCATGGCTACTATGGCAATTTGGCTTTTGGTATGAACATGGCATACCCTGGAAGCCCTTTGGGCAGTCCTGTTGCTTCTCCATCTGGTCCTGGTAGTCCACTTAGGCTTGGTGAGCGTAATATGAGGTTTCCGTCTAACTTGAGAAACTTGGGTGGCTGGAACTCTGATCCAAGTGGCTATATGAACGAGAACTTCCCATCCTCACTTTTGGACGAATTCAAAAGTAACAAGACCAGAAGTTTTGAGCTCGCTGAGATTGCTGGGCATGTGGTTGAGTTCAG TGCTGACCAATATGGAAGCCGTTTCATACAGCAAAAACTTGAAACTGCAACAGTTGAGGAAAAGAGCATGGTCTTCGAGGAGATCACGCCCCATGCACTATCATTGGTGACCGATGTATTTGGAAACTACGTGGTACAAAAG TTTTTTGAGCATGGGAGCGCAGAACAACAGAGGGAGTTGGCTGATAAACTATTTGGACATGTATTAGCTCTCAGTCTTCAGATGTATGGATGCCGAGTTATCCAAAAG GCGATAGAGGTAGTTGATCTGGACCAGAAAACAAAGATGGTCACTGAGCTTGATGGTCAGATCATGAGATGTGTACGTGATCAAAATGGAAACCATGTTATCCAAAAATGTATTGAATGTGTCCCAGAAGATTCTATTCAGTTTATCATCTCAACATTCTATGGTCATGTTGTTCCATTATCCACCCACCCCTACGGCTGCAGGGTCATACAG AGAGTACTTGAACATTGCACTGATCCAAAAACACAGCAAATTGTCATGGATGAAATATTGCAATCTGTATGTATGTTGGCACAAGATCAATACGGAAATTATGTTGTCCAG CATGTTTTGGAGCATGGGAAGCCTCACGAAAGATCCATCATCATTGAAAAATTAGCTGGACAGATCATTCAGATGAGCCAACAGAAATTTGCCTCGAACGTTGTTGAGAAGTGTCTAACATTTGGCGGACCTACAGAGCGTGAAGTTCTCATAAATGAAATGCTTGGAACCACTGATGAGAATGAGCCTCTACAG GCCATCATGAAGGATCAGTTTGGTAACTATGTTGTACAGAAAGTACTTGAGACTTGTGATGACCAGCAACGCGAGTTGATCCTGTCACGGGTAAAGGTTCACTTGAATGCGCTGAAGAAATATACATATGGGAAGCACATTGTTGCTCGTGTCGAAAAACTTGTTGCTGCTGGCG AGAGGAGGATTGGGCTTCAGTCACAAAATCCTTCGTAA
- the LOC133909138 gene encoding transcription factor PCL1-like isoform X3, with product MDDAGSCGRVLEWELGLPAAAELTPVSHPLIPPALAAAFHINIAGACPSSFDSPLAHDSPTSHLSFRCDEDEDEEGDGEIEDAASGGGVCRGRSVGKKARMVWTPELHHRFVEAVARLGDKGAVPKAIVRLMNVEGLTRENVASHLQKYRLYLKRTHNPTTPPPSSPPSLPPAYGSPLQPPDASRHPEPDRLLRVPLPRLSNDPPWLNQKRIS from the exons ATGGACGACGCCGGCTCGTGCGGCCGCGTGCTCGAGTGGGAGCTCGGCCTCCCCGCGGCCGCCGAGCTGACGCCGGTCTCGCACCCGCTCATCCCGCCGGCGCTCGCCGCCGCGTTCCACATCAACATCGCGGGCGCCTGCCCCTCCTCGTTTGACTCGCCCCTTGCGCACGACTCCCCCACCTCCCACCTGTCCTTCCGCtgcgacgaggacgaggacgaggagggagATGGGGAGATCGAGGACGCTGCCTCCGGAGGAGGGGTGTGCCGAGGGAGGAGCGTCGGGAAGAAGGCGAGGATGGTGTGGACGCCGGAGCTGCACCACCGGTTCGTCGAGGCGGTGGCGCGCCTCGGCGATAAGGGCGCCGTGCCCAAGGCCATCGTGCGGCTCATGAACGTCGAGGGCCTCACCCGCGAGAACGTCGCCAGTCACCTCCAGAAGTATCGCCTCTACCTCAAGCGGACGCACAACCCCACCACGCCACCGCCGTCGTCTCCTCCGTCCCTGCCGCCGGCATACGGCTCCCCCCTTCAGCCCCCAGACGCCTCCCGACACCCCGAACCGGATCGGTTACTGCGCGTTCCTCTCCCGCGACTAAGCA ATGATCCACCGTGGCTGAACCAAAAGCGTATCAGTTAG
- the LOC133909138 gene encoding transcription factor PCL1-like isoform X4 has product MDDAGSCGRVLEWELGLPAAAELTPVSHPLIPPALAAAFHINIAGACPSSFDSPLAHDSPTSHLSFRCDEDEDEEGDGEIEDAASGGGVCRGRSVGKKARMVWTPELHHRFVEAVARLGDKGAVPKAIVRLMNVEGLTRENVASHLQKYRLYLKRTHNPTTPPPSSPPSLPPAYGSPLQPPDASRHPEPDRLLRVPLPRLSRCWKFSC; this is encoded by the exons ATGGACGACGCCGGCTCGTGCGGCCGCGTGCTCGAGTGGGAGCTCGGCCTCCCCGCGGCCGCCGAGCTGACGCCGGTCTCGCACCCGCTCATCCCGCCGGCGCTCGCCGCCGCGTTCCACATCAACATCGCGGGCGCCTGCCCCTCCTCGTTTGACTCGCCCCTTGCGCACGACTCCCCCACCTCCCACCTGTCCTTCCGCtgcgacgaggacgaggacgaggagggagATGGGGAGATCGAGGACGCTGCCTCCGGAGGAGGGGTGTGCCGAGGGAGGAGCGTCGGGAAGAAGGCGAGGATGGTGTGGACGCCGGAGCTGCACCACCGGTTCGTCGAGGCGGTGGCGCGCCTCGGCGATAAGGGCGCCGTGCCCAAGGCCATCGTGCGGCTCATGAACGTCGAGGGCCTCACCCGCGAGAACGTCGCCAGTCACCTCCAGAAGTATCGCCTCTACCTCAAGCGGACGCACAACCCCACCACGCCACCGCCGTCGTCTCCTCCGTCCCTGCCGCCGGCATACGGCTCCCCCCTTCAGCCCCCAGACGCCTCCCGACACCCCGAACCGGATCGGTTACTGCGCGTTCCTCTCCCGCGACTAAGCA GATGCTGGAAATTTTCCTGTTGA
- the LOC133909138 gene encoding transcription factor PCL1-like isoform X2, which produces MDDAGSCGRVLEWELGLPAAAELTPVSHPLIPPALAAAFHINIAGACPSSFDSPLAHDSPTSHLSFRCDEDEDEEGDGEIEDAASGGGVCRGRSVGKKARMVWTPELHHRFVEAVARLGDKGAVPKAIVRLMNVEGLTRENVASHLQKYRLYLKRTHNPTTPPPSSPPSLPPAYGSPLQPPDASRHPEPDRLLRVPLPRLSSYGKEMERGCVRRCPRTSS; this is translated from the exons ATGGACGACGCCGGCTCGTGCGGCCGCGTGCTCGAGTGGGAGCTCGGCCTCCCCGCGGCCGCCGAGCTGACGCCGGTCTCGCACCCGCTCATCCCGCCGGCGCTCGCCGCCGCGTTCCACATCAACATCGCGGGCGCCTGCCCCTCCTCGTTTGACTCGCCCCTTGCGCACGACTCCCCCACCTCCCACCTGTCCTTCCGCtgcgacgaggacgaggacgaggagggagATGGGGAGATCGAGGACGCTGCCTCCGGAGGAGGGGTGTGCCGAGGGAGGAGCGTCGGGAAGAAGGCGAGGATGGTGTGGACGCCGGAGCTGCACCACCGGTTCGTCGAGGCGGTGGCGCGCCTCGGCGATAAGGGCGCCGTGCCCAAGGCCATCGTGCGGCTCATGAACGTCGAGGGCCTCACCCGCGAGAACGTCGCCAGTCACCTCCAGAAGTATCGCCTCTACCTCAAGCGGACGCACAACCCCACCACGCCACCGCCGTCGTCTCCTCCGTCCCTGCCGCCGGCATACGGCTCCCCCCTTCAGCCCCCAGACGCCTCCCGACACCCCGAACCGGATCGGTTACTGCGCGTTCCTCTCCCGCGACTAAGCA GCTACGGGAAGGAAATGGAACGAGGATGCGTAAGACGCTGTCCGAGAACGAGCTCATGA
- the LOC133909138 gene encoding transcription factor PCL1-like isoform X1 — protein sequence MDDAGSCGRVLEWELGLPAAAELTPVSHPLIPPALAAAFHINIAGACPSSFDSPLAHDSPTSHLSFRCDEDEDEEGDGEIEDAASGGGVCRGRSVGKKARMVWTPELHHRFVEAVARLGDKGAVPKAIVRLMNVEGLTRENVASHLQKYRLYLKRTHNPTTPPPSSPPSLPPAYGSPLQPPDASRHPEPDRLLRVPLPRLSTPGYGKEMERGCVRRCPRTSS from the exons ATGGACGACGCCGGCTCGTGCGGCCGCGTGCTCGAGTGGGAGCTCGGCCTCCCCGCGGCCGCCGAGCTGACGCCGGTCTCGCACCCGCTCATCCCGCCGGCGCTCGCCGCCGCGTTCCACATCAACATCGCGGGCGCCTGCCCCTCCTCGTTTGACTCGCCCCTTGCGCACGACTCCCCCACCTCCCACCTGTCCTTCCGCtgcgacgaggacgaggacgaggagggagATGGGGAGATCGAGGACGCTGCCTCCGGAGGAGGGGTGTGCCGAGGGAGGAGCGTCGGGAAGAAGGCGAGGATGGTGTGGACGCCGGAGCTGCACCACCGGTTCGTCGAGGCGGTGGCGCGCCTCGGCGATAAGGGCGCCGTGCCCAAGGCCATCGTGCGGCTCATGAACGTCGAGGGCCTCACCCGCGAGAACGTCGCCAGTCACCTCCAGAAGTATCGCCTCTACCTCAAGCGGACGCACAACCCCACCACGCCACCGCCGTCGTCTCCTCCGTCCCTGCCGCCGGCATACGGCTCCCCCCTTCAGCCCCCAGACGCCTCCCGACACCCCGAACCGGATCGGTTACTGCGCGTTCCTCTCCCGCGACTAAGCA CTCCAGGCTACGGGAAGGAAATGGAACGAGGATGCGTAAGACGCTGTCCGAGAACGAGCTCATGA